From Saccopteryx leptura isolate mSacLep1 chromosome 3, mSacLep1_pri_phased_curated, whole genome shotgun sequence, one genomic window encodes:
- the ZNF8 gene encoding zinc finger protein 8 produces MDPDEEAAALALATGPPSERLQEPVTFRDVAVDFTQEEWGQLDPAQRTLYRDVMLETFGHLLSVGPELPKPKVISQLEQGAELWMVERGLTRGCCPGWELGPEGQGTATEQGLPKEEEEEEEEPSHVTEKEDFLEEATRPSTPRESWDCEGPVGEPEKDQENLRQSEFCLKEAPVQESSHESLRRGGTCVLSSAPNLLPGVSQREDVWTPHSQAADSEGHSLLVGQQTGTSGKLACDNGDCSAAAIPSAELPPGPVTEKPYKCTDCGKSFNHNAHLTVHKRIHTGERPYTCKECGKAFSQNSSLVQHERIHTGDKPYKCAECGKSFCHSTHLTVHRRIHTGEKPYACQDCGRAFNQNSSLGRHKRTHTGEKPYTCSVCGKSFSRTTCLFLHLRTHTEERPYECNHCGKGFRHSSSLAQHQRKHAGEGPFECRQRLIFQQAAALAEREWPDALRGDPARHTGERAPPRSDRPFKCGQCGKGFIQSSHLIRHQVTHTREEPRGRGRKGRRREPPRGRSTHHHQQQQQHGLPGESPGGGTKVGQPASRALALFDIREIMQEKNPVHVIGVEEPSVGTSVLFDIRDST; encoded by the exons ATGGACCCCGATGAGGAAGCGGCAGCACTGGCGTTGGCAACGGGACCGCCGAGTGAACGGCTTCAG GAGCCAGTAACCTTCCGGGATGTGGCTGTGGACTTCACCCAGGAGGAGTGGGGACAGCTAGACCCTGCCCAGAGGACCCTGTACCGTGATGTGATGCTGGAGACCTTTGGGCACCTGCTCTCTGTGG GGCCTGAGCTTCCCAAACCCAAAGTCATCTCCCAGCTGGAGCAAGGAGCTGAGCTGTGGATGGTGGAGAGAGGACTCACCCGAGGCTGCTGTCCAG GCTGGGAGCTTGGACCTGAAGGCCAAGGGACAGCCACAGAGCAAGGCCTccccaaggaggaggaggaggaggaggaggagccttcCCATGTCACAGaaaaggaagacttcctggaggaggccacCCGTCCTTCCACACCCAGGGAAAGCTGGGACTGTGAGGGGCCTGTTGGAGAGCCTGAGAAGGACCAGGAGAACTTGAGACAGTCGGAATTTTGCCTCAAGGAAGCACCAGTTCAAGAGAGCAGCCATGAAAGCCTCCGACGTGGGGGAACCTGCGTCCTGAGTTCAGCCCCAAATCTGTTGCCGGGGGTTTCCCAGAGAGAAGATGTCTGGACTCCCCACTCACAGGCCGCAGATTCGGAAGGTCACTCACTCCTGGTCGGTCAGCAGACGGGCACCTCGGGGAAGCTGGCCTGTGACAATGGGGACTGCAGCGCAGCGGCCATTCCCAGTGCAGAGCTCCCCCCAGGCCCAGTCACGGAGAAACCCTACAAGTGCACAGACTGTGGGAAGTCCTTCAACCACAATGCGCACCTAACGGTGCACAAGCGAATCCACACCGGTGAGAGGCCGTACACGTGCAAGGAGTGCGGCAAGGCCTTCAGCCAGAACTCATCGCTGGTGCAGCACGAGCGCATCCACACAGGCGACAAGCCCTACAAGTGCGCTGAGTGCGGCAAGTCCTTCTGCCACAGCACGCACCTGACCGTGCACCGGCGGATCCACACTGGTGAGAAGCCGTACGCGTGCCAGGACTGCGGCCGGGCCTTCAATCAGAACTCTTCACTGGGCCGGCACAAGCGCACGCACACCGGGGAGAAGCCCTACACCTGCAGCGTCTGCGGCAAGTCCTTTTCACGGACCACCTGCCTCTTCCTGCACCTGCGGACACACACCGAGGAGCGGCCCTACGAGTGCAACCACTGCGGGAAGGGCTTCCGGCATAGCTCCTCCCTGGCCCAGCATCAGCGCAAGCATGCTGGCGAGGGGCCCTTCGAGTGCCGCCAGAGGCTCATCTTCCAGCAGGCCGCAGCCCTGGCCGAGCGGGAGTGGCCGGACGCACTCCGGGGGGACCCAGCCCGGCACACAGGTGAGCGGGCCCCGCCACGCAGTGACCGGCCCTTTAAGTGCGGGCAGTGCGGGAAGGGTTTCATCCAGAGCTCACACCTCATCCGCCACCAGGTGACTCACACACGGGAGGAACCTCGTGGGCGTGGGCGGAAGGGGCGGCGGAGGGAGCCGCCCCGCGGGCGCAGCACACATCATcatcaacagcagcagcagcacgggCTCCCAGGGGAGAGCCCCGGGGGCGGGACCAAGGTGGGACAGCCCGCAAGCCGGGCACTGGCCCTATTCGACATCCGTGAAATCATGCAAGAGAAAAACCCAGTGCACGTCATTGGTGTAGAAGAACCCTCCGTGGGCACTTCTGTCTTGTTTGACATCAGAGACTCCACATAG